The genomic window GCCCGGCACCGTTTTGGTACGCGAGTTCCTTCGCGACACAGCGGACGACTTGCTCTTTTGATCATTCGCGCAGGGCCTCTGCCCTGCGCTTTGCGGTATGCGCCGCCAGCGCCGCGCTTGAGCGCGAGCCGAGACGTAATCATCGCGACCGGTCACCGGCTGGCTGCACGCGCCGTCAGCGGCGACATCACACCACAGTTTGGAGACGAGTTTGCCGGAAATCGGTGGTAGCGCAGTAGTTCTCGGAGCCAGCATCAGCGGGCTGCTGGCGGCGCGGGTGCTTGCCGACTTCTACAGCAATGTGACCGTGGTCGAACGCGACATTCTCCCGGACGGTCCGCTGACGCGTCGTGGAGTGCCGCAAGGCGGCTTGCCGCACATTCCGGCGGCCCGGGTAACCCGGATTTTGCACCAGCTGTTTCCCGAATTCCTCGACGAGCTGGTCGCCGGGGGCGCCCGGGTCTGGAACGACGGTGATCTGTCGCGGCTGTGCCTGACCTTCGGCGGACACCAACTGCTGCGTACCGGCACGATCCCCGAACCGGAATCCCTTGTCGTCCACTATGCACACCGCCCGTTTCTCGAGTGGCGGCTACGTCACCGGGTGCACGCGATACCGAACGTCGAGTTCATGCAAGGCTGCGACGCCGTGCGGTTGACGGCTCACCACCCCGGTCGCGTGACCGGTGTTGTGGTGGCGCAGCGCGACTCGGGAGCCGAACAAACCTTGGCCGCGGATTTGGTCGTGGACGCCACCGGGCGCGGTTCGCGGACCCCGATATTCCTCGAGCAACTCGGCTACGGTCGTCCGCGCGAAGACGAACTGAAAGTACACGTCACCTACTCGGGTCTGCCGGTCCACGTAGCGCCGGGTACGTTGCGCGAGAACATCACTCTCACCGCAGCCGAACCCAGCCGCCCCGTGGCGTTCGCGATGTTCGCGGGCGAGAAGGACAACTACATGCTGGCGGTGCAAACGCTTGCCGGCCAACCGGCGCCCAGCGATCGTGCGGCGTTGTTGAGTTGCCTGATCGACATCGCGCCCGCGCATGTGCTCGCCGCAGCGCGCTCGGCAGAACCACTTGCCGATGTCACACAGTACAAGTTCCCGTCTAATCGCTGGCGACGCTACGACAAGCTGCTACGCACACCCGACGGCCTGATCGTGATGGGCGATGCCATGTGCAGTTTCAATCCCCTTTACGGCCAGGGAATGTCGATCGCGGCCATCGAAGCGACGATCCTGGGGGACTGTCTGCGACACAACACCGAAAACCTACCGCGTCGATTTTTCGGCCTCGCTGCCAAAGAGATTGGCGTTGCTTGGCAGACAGCGGTCAGTTCCGATCTGGCGTTGCCGCAGATCGCCGGAAAACGAACCCTGTCGGTGCGGCTCAGGAACGCTCTGGTGGACCGCATGGTGTTCGCGGCGCGGACCGATCCAGCGATGGTCCAGCGCTTCTTGCAGTTGATGAACATGGTCGGTCCCCGCTCGGAGTTGTTCCGGCCGTCCACGCTGCTGCGGATGGCCGCGAAAAGACGAGC from Mycobacterium kubicae includes these protein-coding regions:
- a CDS encoding FAD-dependent oxidoreductase, which encodes MPEIGGSAVVLGASISGLLAARVLADFYSNVTVVERDILPDGPLTRRGVPQGGLPHIPAARVTRILHQLFPEFLDELVAGGARVWNDGDLSRLCLTFGGHQLLRTGTIPEPESLVVHYAHRPFLEWRLRHRVHAIPNVEFMQGCDAVRLTAHHPGRVTGVVVAQRDSGAEQTLAADLVVDATGRGSRTPIFLEQLGYGRPREDELKVHVTYSGLPVHVAPGTLRENITLTAAEPSRPVAFAMFAGEKDNYMLAVQTLAGQPAPSDRAALLSCLIDIAPAHVLAAARSAEPLADVTQYKFPSNRWRRYDKLLRTPDGLIVMGDAMCSFNPLYGQGMSIAAIEATILGDCLRHNTENLPRRFFGLAAKEIGVAWQTAVSSDLALPQIAGKRTLSVRLRNALVDRMVFAARTDPAMVQRFLQLMNMVGPRSELFRPSTLLRMAAKRRAAA